GGCCAGCACCCGGCTGGAGGCCAGCAGTCGGGCGCCCGCCCGCCGCGAGACGCGCAGCACCCGGATCGGCGCGGGGGTGCCGTCCGCCTTCGGGAAGCGGTGCGGGAAGTCGAGGATGCCGTTGACGTCCGCGCCACGGAAGGCGTAGATCGACTGGTCGGGGTCGCCCACCGCGACCAGCTCCCGGCCGTCTCCGGCCAGCGCGCGCAGCAGCCGGACCTGGGACGGGTCGGTGTCCTGGTACTCGTCGACGAAGACCACCCGGAACGAGCGCCGCAGCTGCTCCGCCACCTCCGGGCGCTCGGCCAGCAGCACCGCGCGCTGCACCAGCTCCGCGTAGTCGAGCACGCCCTGCAGGTCCAGCACGTCCAGGTACTCCGCCAGGAAGCCCGCCGCCGCCTGCCAGTCGGGCCGGCCCACCCCTGCGGCGAAGCGGGCCAGCGCCTCGCCGCCCAGGCCGAGCTCGCGCGCGCGGGCCAGCACCGCACGGACCTCGTCCGCGAACCCGCGGGTGGTCAGGGCGGCACGCAGCTCGGTGGGCCAGTCGAGCCCCTGGCCGTGCCGGGCGTCCTCGGCACCACCGGCCAGCAGCTCACGGACCATCACGTCCTGCTCGGGACCGGAGAGCAGCCGCAGCGGCTCCGCGTAGAGGTCCGGCTCCTGGTGCGCGCGCAGCAGCGCGTAACAGAAGGAGTGGAAGGTCGTCGCCTGCGGCACCGCGCCGCCGCCCACTCGGGCGGTGATCCGGTCGCGCAGCTCGACGGCGGCCTTCCTGCTGAAGGTGAGGACCAGGATCTCCTCGGCGGGGACCCCCTCCGCGATCCGCGCGGCGACCGCCTCCACCAGCGTGGTGGTCTTGCCCGTGCCAGGTCCGGCGAGGACCAGCAGCGGACCGCCGCGATGGTCCACGACCGCCTGCTGGTAGCCGTCCAGGGCAGGGACGGCCGCAGGCGTGACCGGCTCGCGCACGAGGCGGTACGCGCCGGCGGGAACGGAGCTGGTCATGGCGTGGTCCAGGGGAAGAACTGCGGCTGCGCGGAGGGACGGGGTGCGCCTCACGCACTCCGTCCGGTAGCGAGCCTACGATCCTGCCCCGACAACCCCTGCTCTGTCCCCCGCTTCGCGGGATTCGTCACGTTGCTCCGGCCGCAGCCGCCGCCCCCTGACCCGTACGTATCAAACGGCTCGGGGTGCGCTCGCACCTCACTCGGGGCGGCCGTCCCACCGGGCCCGGCGCAGGTCCACGCGCGGCATGTGCTGTCCGGCGACCTCACGCAGCGGCGTGCCCTCGACCCGGTACTGCTCCAGCGCACGCAGCTCGTGGCCCGGCAGCAGCCGGCCGTCCGCACGGATCACCCGCCACCACGGCACCGGCGCGCCGTACAGCGCCATCACCCGTCCGACCTGCCGCGGACCGCCCTCGCCCAGGTACTCGGCGACGTCCCCGTAGGTCATCACTCGTCCGGCCGGAATGATCTCTGTTACTTCCAGCACACGCTCCGCATACGGCGGAAGCTCCGTCCCGGGCGCCTCTTCGCTCACATCCAGCATTCTGGCGCACACCTCCGACAGCGTGTGCGGCACCGCGACACCCACGGGGGAGACCGGTGCGGAACCTCCTCGCTCACCCGGCCGGGGGAATGTAGCATCCGCCGAGGGTCGGCTCGGGAAGGCCTCACCGCCACGTGCTCGATCCGACCGTGCCACCCTTGAATGACCTGAGGGGACCCTGAGGGGACGATGGCAGGCGGACGGACAGAAGGCATACAGGTACAGATGACCGGATCGAGCGCGAGCGCGGATCAGTCCGCCGACGCGTCCCGAGGCATGCCCGAAACCGCGGCAGAGCCTCCGTCCGAGCCGGTCGTCGATCTGGTGAAGCGTTCCGCCTCCTCCCCTGGCCCGGTGAACTCCTCCCCGAAGCCGCCGGCCCGCCGGTCCGGCGCACCCGAGCTGCTGGTGTCCGAGCCGACCATGTCGGAGCGCTCCTCGTCCGAGCCTGCTCCGCCTCCCGCGAGGGTCACCCACCCCGACGAGTTCGACGGACAGGAGCAGGTCACCGTCGCGGTCAACGAGCCGCTGCTCGCCGCCCGCGCGCACCGCCCCTCCGACCTGCTGCGCTTCCTGCTCGGACTGCTCGGCATCGCCGGCGTGCTCGTGCTCGCCAGCATCGCCAAGTCGACCACCACCGGGCTGACCACGGACATCACCTCGGGCGCGACCAGGCTCCCCGGCTTCCTGGTCACCATCACAAGCTTCTTCTCCACCGCGGCCGTGCTGATCGTCCCCGTGGCCTTCGCCGTCGAACGGCTGATCAAGCGGGACGGCCTCCGCGTCGCCGACGGCGTCCTCGCCGCGGTCCTCGCGCACGGCCTCTCGCTCGGCATCGACCTGTGGGTCGTACGCGCGGCGCCGGAGTCGATCAGGGCGGCCCTGGTCGTGAACAACTCCGACCCCGTCCACGGCTACCTGACGCCGGTCATCGCCTACATGACGGCCGTGGGCATGTCGAGCCGGCCACGCTGGCGAGTCGCGCTCTGGCTCGTGGTCCTGCTCGACAGCCTCTCAGAGCTGGTCAGCGGGAACACCACGCCGCTGTCGATCGCCATCACCATCCTGCTCGGCCTGACCGTCGCCTACGGCACCCTCTACGCGGTCGGCAGTCCCAACGTCAGGCCGACCGGCGAGCACCTGCTGGCCGGTCTGCGCAAGGTCGGCTTCGACCCGATCACCGCGCACCGCTCCCCCGACGGCCCCGAGGGCACCCGCCGCTACCTCGTCGTCCAGCAGGTCGGCCCGCCGCTCGACGTCCACGTGATCGACAGGGAGCAGCAGGCCTCCGGCTTCTTCTACCGGTTCTGGCGACGGCTGCGGCTGCGCGCGGTGGCGACGCGCTCGAGTCCGCAGTCGCTGCGCCAGGCGCTGGAGCAGGAGGCGCTGATCGCCTACGCGGCCAACGCCGCCGGGGCGCACTCGCCGCACCTGATCGCCACGTCCGAGCTGGGCCCGGACGC
This genomic interval from Streptacidiphilus rugosus AM-16 contains the following:
- a CDS encoding MGMT family protein, which gives rise to MLDVSEEAPGTELPPYAERVLEVTEIIPAGRVMTYGDVAEYLGEGGPRQVGRVMALYGAPVPWWRVIRADGRLLPGHELRALEQYRVEGTPLREVAGQHMPRVDLRRARWDGRPE